A portion of the Methanocaldococcus sp. genome contains these proteins:
- a CDS encoding MarR family transcriptional regulator — protein sequence MERLPYELVSTIFRKAILHYVIICGTTYPQSLSKNLNISKGLACSFLRLCSALNVMKRERAGHKVLYSFTTKGLAILKRLAPEIFDLSFSNVFEHLHKKKIATKYYPLSKIGFEIKWKKDKLGGYIFSFFDSNGEHLGDVFRSNTGQWWCVICQCNNCKHIEYLKKLYKILEDQNE from the coding sequence ATGGAAAGACTTCCATACGAATTAGTATCAACTATATTCAGAAAGGCTATTTTACATTATGTGATAATATGTGGCACAACCTATCCTCAATCACTCTCAAAAAATTTAAATATATCGAAAGGTCTTGCATGTTCTTTTTTAAGGCTGTGCTCAGCGTTAAATGTAATGAAAAGGGAAAGGGCTGGACATAAAGTATTATATTCATTTACAACCAAAGGATTGGCCATATTAAAAAGATTAGCCCCAGAAATATTCGATTTGAGTTTTTCGAATGTTTTCGAACATTTACATAAAAAGAAAATTGCTACTAAGTATTACCCACTAAGTAAGATAGGGTTTGAAATCAAATGGAAGAAGGATAAACTTGGTGGATATATATTTTCCTTCTTTGATTCTAATGGAGAGCATTTAGGTGATGTTTTTAGAAGCAATACTGGGCAATGGTGGTGTGTCATCTGCCAGTGTAATAACTGTAAACATATTGAATATCTGAAAAAACTCTATAAAATATTGGAAGATCAAAATGAATAA
- a CDS encoding ArsR family transcriptional regulator, whose protein sequence is MDPIEFIQMSASSIASTMHKLKLKYNPFSEKPIRGNTKFFVGRVSELREIGEILGSALHGSVANAAIVGTKGIGKSSMLNIIYYATKKQGHWVVEMTASQVTPRQFLIQLLYNILTENIITMSGTIKTDYMEHSNRILDMYRKLNNYGDKVPIHYPRERIERDLEYLINEVKSPDRLCIILIDEADQFAKKSCLSLLQFFHSFLYEEGILTFMAGSPTLMDDLTKISPPIKDRIPKIINMPPLSKDESYDLIIRRLEDAHVEGSDELDPFTENAIHRIVEECDGIPRKIIMTCSESISIAIKHGLTKIDEDVVKKAIHSLGISVGHQILNHLTPAQSEIVKVMAKLGGSATVTQLSEYLKKSPSTIGTHLSDIYEMGYIYKERDGNNVYYILSKELRDVLIGEDDELEI, encoded by the coding sequence ATGGACCCAATAGAGTTTATACAAATGTCTGCGAGTTCAATAGCGAGTACTATGCACAAGTTAAAATTAAAATATAATCCATTTTCTGAAAAGCCCATAAGAGGAAACACTAAGTTTTTTGTAGGGAGAGTTAGTGAGTTGAGAGAAATTGGGGAGATTTTAGGATCAGCCTTACATGGAAGTGTGGCAAATGCGGCAATAGTTGGAACTAAGGGTATAGGAAAGAGTTCAATGCTTAACATTATATACTATGCAACAAAAAAGCAGGGACATTGGGTAGTAGAGATGACTGCATCTCAAGTAACTCCAAGACAGTTTTTGATACAACTATTATACAATATCTTAACTGAAAACATTATTACGATGAGTGGAACTATAAAAACTGACTATATGGAACATTCTAATAGAATCTTAGATATGTATAGAAAATTAAACAACTACGGAGATAAAGTTCCAATACATTATCCAAGAGAAAGAATAGAGAGAGATTTAGAATATTTAATAAACGAAGTTAAAAGTCCAGATAGATTATGTATAATATTAATTGATGAGGCAGACCAATTTGCAAAAAAGAGTTGTTTGTCATTATTACAATTTTTCCATTCATTTTTATATGAAGAGGGAATATTGACATTTATGGCGGGATCTCCAACATTAATGGATGATTTAACAAAAATATCTCCCCCAATAAAAGATAGAATTCCAAAAATAATAAACATGCCTCCATTATCTAAAGATGAATCTTACGATTTAATTATAAGAAGATTAGAAGATGCCCATGTTGAAGGATCTGATGAATTAGATCCATTTACTGAAAATGCTATACATAGGATAGTTGAAGAATGTGATGGGATCCCAAGAAAGATAATAATGACATGTTCAGAATCAATTTCCATAGCAATAAAACATGGCTTAACAAAAATTGATGAAGATGTAGTAAAAAAGGCAATACATTCTCTTGGAATTAGTGTAGGGCATCAGATTTTAAATCACTTAACTCCTGCACAGTCTGAAATTGTCAAGGTCATGGCAAAACTTGGAGGGTCTGCAACAGTAACTCAACTTTCTGAGTATCTAAAAAAATCTCCAAGCACTATTGGGACTCACTTATCTGACATTTATGAGATGGGATATATTTATAAAGAACGGGATGGAAACAATGTTTATTATATACTATCTAAAGAACTTAGGGATGTTTTAATAGGTGAAGATGATGAATTGGAAATATGA
- the cobI gene encoding precorrin-2 C(20)-methyltransferase: MVEKVYGVGVGVGDKKLLTLKALEVLKKVNKVFIPISKQGKKSIAYEIVKDYIKDKDIEELLFPMIKDKEKLQKYWNDALKKILNEDGEVAIITIGDPTLYSTFSYIWKLLKENGVKVEIINGISSIFASASALNIPLVEGDEKLCILPQGKDLEKYIDEFDTIIVMKTKNLKEALKKIKNKDDYIIGLVKRVTFDDEKVAIGKFEELNFDEFNDYLSLAIIKKVKK; this comes from the coding sequence ATGGTAGAAAAAGTTTATGGGGTTGGAGTAGGTGTTGGTGATAAAAAATTACTAACCTTAAAGGCATTAGAAGTTTTAAAAAAAGTTAATAAAGTATTTATTCCAATATCTAAACAAGGAAAAAAATCTATCGCTTATGAAATTGTAAAGGACTACATTAAAGATAAAGATATAGAAGAATTACTATTTCCAATGATTAAAGATAAAGAAAAATTACAAAAATATTGGAACGATGCACTAAAAAAAATTTTAAATGAAGATGGTGAAGTGGCGATAATTACTATAGGAGATCCAACTTTATATAGCACATTCTCATATATATGGAAACTTTTAAAAGAAAATGGTGTTAAAGTGGAAATAATTAACGGAATATCTTCAATATTTGCCTCAGCCTCTGCTTTAAACATTCCATTAGTCGAAGGAGACGAAAAACTTTGTATTCTTCCACAAGGAAAAGACTTAGAAAAATATATTGATGAATTTGATACTATTATTGTAATGAAAACAAAAAATTTAAAAGAGGCATTAAAGAAGATAAAAAATAAGGATGATTACATCATAGGCTTAGTAAAAAGAGTTACATTTGATGATGAAAAAGTGGCTATTGGAAAATTTGAAGAGTTAAATTTTGATGAATTTAATGATTATCTATCCTTAGCAATAATAAAAAAGGTTAAAAAATGA
- a CDS encoding transcriptional regulator — translation MKIVKAVPEEFLNGLYLIPTDRYNLLNLDENGKFIVSKNIPIIRILATPNLKKTISKLIYQIKAKYYLFRNYKNAHWLKNLLEYIDEKIKFDKYYRAKKAWYRGIGDLFKNIRKWEFEKVIGKVISLLRALNPILVLEIHDIRMWHYKKSFINFVKVLRKNNITVVLRYPIDCHKIIKRIFPEGILNTEATIKYFAHVHGYYISKKVASYLLKITNGNLDMIYIILKHSKRNIKTLRELKIPWLKILPYIVDSKYKKLVEVIVELRKFKIEDIIYKVNYKLSTLYKYLDDLVELGILTKIKYKGKLRFRLKLNRRTLLNLIQKYKEYYKSWFSIYLLDSISWNIRIFEFSSKI, via the coding sequence ATGAAAATTGTAAAAGCAGTTCCTGAGGAATTTTTAAATGGATTGTATTTAATTCCAACTGATAGATACAACTTACTAAATTTGGATGAAAATGGAAAATTTATAGTATCTAAGAATATACCCATAATTAGAATTTTAGCCACTCCTAACTTAAAAAAAACAATATCTAAACTAATTTACCAAATTAAAGCTAAATACTATCTATTTAGGAATTATAAGAATGCTCATTGGCTAAAAAATCTTTTAGAATATATTGATGAAAAAATAAAATTTGATAAATATTATAGGGCAAAAAAGGCGTGGTATAGAGGAATAGGTGATCTATTTAAAAATATAAGGAAATGGGAATTTGAAAAGGTAATAGGAAAAGTAATTTCTTTATTAAGAGCTTTAAATCCAATATTAGTTTTAGAAATACACGACATAAGAATGTGGCACTATAAAAAGAGTTTTATAAACTTTGTTAAAGTATTGAGAAAAAACAATATAACTGTTGTTTTAAGGTATCCTATAGACTGCCATAAAATAATTAAAAGGATTTTCCCAGAAGGTATTTTAAATACTGAGGCAACAATAAAATACTTTGCACATGTTCATGGTTATTATATAAGTAAAAAAGTGGCGTCATACTTATTAAAAATAACTAACGGAAACTTAGACATGATTTACATTATATTAAAGCATTCAAAAAGAAATATAAAAACACTTAGAGAATTAAAAATACCTTGGCTTAAAATTTTACCATATATAGTTGATTCGAAATATAAAAAATTAGTTGAAGTTATTGTTGAACTAAGAAAGTTTAAAATTGAAGATATAATATATAAAGTTAATTATAAATTATCAACTCTATATAAATATTTAGATGATTTGGTCGAATTGGGAATTCTAACAAAGATAAAATATAAAGGAAAATTAAGATTTAGATTAAAATTAAATCGAAGAACTCTTTTAAATTTAATCCAAAAATATAAAGAATATTACAAATCTTGGTTTTCCATTTACCTATTAGATAGCATATCTTGGAATATACGGATTTTCGAATTTTCGAGTAAAATATAA
- a CDS encoding coenzyme F420-0:L-glutamate ligase — translation MIKEKRKIEVIGLELPIFKGNENVNIAELISQYPIKDGDIIVIAETLISKLEGNVIDRNKIIPSKKAIELAKKTGKDPKVVQVILDEAKEIVKVGKNFIITETKHGFVCANSGVDESNVSNGIKTLPKDPDKSAEKIRKEIEKLTGKKVGVIISDSVGRPFRKGSVGIAIGVSGIIALWDRKGEKDLFGRELKTTEVAIADELASMANVVMGEANEGIPVVIIRGAKVPFGEGKGKDLIRPKEEDIFRT, via the coding sequence ATGATAAAAGAAAAAAGGAAAATAGAAGTTATTGGCTTAGAATTACCAATATTTAAAGGTAATGAAAATGTGAATATAGCAGAATTAATCTCTCAATATCCTATTAAAGATGGGGATATTATTGTAATTGCAGAAACATTAATCTCAAAATTGGAAGGAAATGTAATTGATAGAAACAAAATAATTCCTTCAAAAAAAGCAATTGAATTAGCAAAAAAAACTGGTAAAGATCCAAAAGTTGTTCAAGTTATATTAGATGAGGCCAAAGAGATCGTTAAGGTTGGAAAGAATTTTATTATTACGGAAACTAAGCATGGTTTTGTTTGTGCAAATAGTGGAGTTGATGAGAGCAATGTATCAAATGGAATAAAAACTCTACCAAAAGATCCTGATAAAAGTGCTGAAAAAATTAGAAAAGAGATTGAAAAATTAACAGGAAAAAAAGTTGGGGTTATAATATCAGACAGTGTTGGAAGACCTTTTAGAAAAGGTTCAGTTGGTATAGCAATAGGTGTTAGTGGAATTATTGCATTGTGGGATAGAAAAGGAGAAAAAGATTTATTTGGAAGAGAATTAAAAACTACTGAAGTTGCCATTGCAGATGAGTTGGCAAGTATGGCTAATGTTGTTATGGGAGAGGCTAATGAAGGAATCCCAGTTGTAATAATTAGAGGGGCTAAAGTTCCTTTTGGTGAAGGAAAAGGAAAAGATTTAATTAGACCAAAAGAAGAAGATATTTTTAGAACATAA
- the mptA gene encoding GTP cyclohydrolase MptA, whose protein sequence is MNWKYDIQNFEPDVKISLTRVGITNLKKLVRLKRKNKRPIILLSTFEVFVNLPSSQKGIHMSRNPEVIERIIDEALEIDSYEMETICEEIVKGLFKKHEYATEAEVFMVSDFMTKEKSPISGKYSQEIHKIMGGARGIKKEDRIELTKIVGAEVVGITACPCAQNLIKEISIKRLKEKGFSDEDIEKIIDSVIFATHNQRGIGRIILEIPTGYDIEIMEIIDIIKKSMSAEICGILKRSDEAYVVEQSHKNPKFVEDCVREMAKRIVEKFKHLPDETKVLIRQINMESIHRHDAYAEKVSTLGELRKEIENE, encoded by the coding sequence ATGAATTGGAAATATGATATACAAAATTTTGAGCCAGATGTTAAAATATCATTGACAAGAGTAGGAATTACAAACTTAAAAAAACTCGTTAGATTGAAAAGAAAAAATAAAAGACCTATAATTTTGCTATCAACTTTTGAAGTTTTTGTTAATCTTCCAAGTTCTCAGAAAGGAATACATATGTCAAGAAATCCAGAAGTTATAGAAAGAATTATTGATGAGGCCTTAGAAATAGATAGTTATGAGATGGAAACTATTTGTGAAGAGATTGTTAAAGGATTATTTAAAAAACACGAATATGCTACAGAGGCAGAGGTTTTTATGGTTAGTGACTTTATGACAAAAGAAAAGAGTCCTATATCTGGAAAATATTCTCAAGAAATTCATAAAATTATGGGAGGAGCAAGAGGAATAAAAAAAGAGGATAGAATTGAATTAACAAAAATTGTTGGAGCAGAGGTTGTTGGAATCACAGCCTGCCCATGTGCGCAAAATTTAATAAAAGAAATATCTATTAAAAGATTGAAGGAAAAAGGATTTTCAGATGAAGATATAGAAAAAATCATTGATTCTGTTATTTTTGCTACACATAATCAGAGAGGAATTGGAAGAATTATATTGGAAATTCCTACTGGTTACGACATAGAAATTATGGAAATTATAGATATAATCAAAAAATCAATGAGTGCAGAAATTTGTGGGATTTTAAAAAGAAGTGATGAGGCTTATGTAGTAGAGCAGAGTCATAAAAATCCTAAATTTGTTGAAGACTGCGTTAGAGAGATGGCTAAAAGAATTGTGGAAAAGTTTAAACATCTACCTGATGAAACAAAAGTCTTAATTAGACAGATTAACATGGAAAGTATTCACAGGCATGATGCCTATGCTGAAAAAGTATCTACACTTGGAGAGTTAAGAAAAGAAATAGAAAATGAATAA